In the genome of Streptomyces sp. NBC_00259, the window CGCGAAGGCGTTCGCGGACGCGTGCCGTGCGGCGGGGCTGAACGCGAAGTTCGGCGCGATGGTCGAGATTCCGTCCGCCGCGCTGCGGGCGCGCTCGGTGCTGCAGGAGGTGGAGTTCCTGTCGCTGGGCACGAACGACCTGGCGCAGTACACCTTCGCGGCCGACCGGCAGGTGGGTGCGGTGTCGCGGCTGCAGGACCCGTGGCAGCCCGCGCTGCTCGACCTCGTGGCGCTGTCCGCGGATGCGGCCAAGGCCGAGGGCAAGAGCTGTGGTGTCTGTGGTGAGGCGGCGTCGGATCCGCTGCTGGCCTGTGTGCTGACCGGTCTGGGGGTCACCTCTCTCTCGATGGGCGCGGCGTCGATTCCGTATGTGCGGGCGACGCTGGCGAAGTACACGCTGGCTCAGTGCGAGCGTGCGGCCGCCGCGGCGCGTGCCGCGGACACCGCCGAGGAGGCGCGGCTCGCCGCGCAGGCGGTGTTGTCCGGGGAGTGACCTGACGGCCGGTGTGTGGAGGGGCTTCCCGCCTGTGCGGCGGGGAGCCCCTTTTCCGTTCCCCAGGGTCAGTCGCCGAGGTCGAAGCCCGCGCAGTACTGGACGCCGGGCTCCGGGGAGAGTGGCTCTCCGGTGTCCGCGTCCGTGCAGTAGGCGCTGAAGACCTCGCCCTCGGTGAGCGGGACGAGACGGCCGTGGTGGAGTCGCCAGCCGTGGAGCCGGTCGGGGGCGTCGGGCGCGGACGTCCTGAGCACGACGCCTCCGGGGCTGCCGAGAGCGATGCCGACGGCGAGGACCGTGGCGAATTCGGCGCCTTCGGTGGGGTCGAGCTCGGCCGGTGCGCTGGCGTCGCGTGTGGTGGTGTGGAGGACCGCCAGGAGTTGGTCCTCCGTGGCGGGGACGCTGCACACGAGGTGGTGGGTCCCCGGGCCCGCGCCGGCGAGAAGAGCGAGCAGCAGCTGTGAGGCGCGCTCGAACGCGGAGCGGCCGAGGTCCTCGCCGCAGTCCGTGCAGCCGCCGAGGTCACCGAGCAGGCCGGTGGCGTACTGCCATGTGGCGTGGCGGACGGAGAGGTTGACGAGCAGCGGAACGAGGTCGTCGATCGGCTGGCCGGTGTAGGCGACGGCGGCGCCGGCCGCCGCGACCTCCGCGGTGTAGCGGCCGCGGCTGGCGGAGGAGTCCGGGTCGAGTCCGCGCTCCGTGCAGAAGGCGGCGAAGTCCTCCGGGTCGAACAGGGCTACCGCGGTGTGCCCTCCCTGTTCGGACAGTCCTCTGAGCAGGCCCTCGACGTGGTGGAGATAGTCGGGATGGTCGTCGAAGGCGAAGCTCCGGTATCGGCGCATGGCCGCGAAGTCGTGGTCGTCGGCCAGGAGGCCGACGGTGGACGCCACGTCACGGCGCAGTGCTCGCCGCATGGACTGCCGCTTGGTCCTGGTGCGCGTCTTGTTCCTGGTGTGGGTCATGAATCCCCCTGGTCCCCGTGAGCGCTGTTGATCAGTGCTCACTCACCGTAACCGTGAGCACTGACAACGTGACGTCGCGGGGTCCGTCGGCGGGGATCAGCCTCGGTTGCGGGCCAGGTCCTCGTAGAAGTGCAGCAGGTCGAGGTTGTCGACCGAGCCGGGGTTGACGGCCTTGGCGAGGGCGGTGCCCTGGAGGAGGCGCTTGACCGGGACCTCGATGCGCTTGCCGGTGAGGGTGTGGGGGATGCCAGGGACCTCGATGATGTCGTCCGGGACGTGGCGTGGGGAGAGCTGTTCGCGGATGGTCTGCTTGATGCGGGCGCGCAGGGCCTCGTCGAGGACGGCGTCGGGTGCGAGGTGGACGAAGAGCGGCATCCAGTAGCCGCCGTCCGGTTCTTCGAGGCCGATGACGAGGGATTCGCGGATCTCGGGCAGCCGTTCCACGGCTTCGTAGATGTCGGCGGAACCCATGCGTACGCCCTGGCGGTTCAGGGTGGAGTCGGAGCGGCCGTGGATGACGACGGAGCCGTGGTCGGTGATGGTGATCCAGTCGCCGTGGCGCCAGACGCCGGGGAACATCTCGAAGTAGCTGTCGTGGTAGCGGCTGCCGTCGGGGTCGTTCCAGAAGTGGATCGGCATGGACGGCATGGGGTTGGTGACGACGAGTTCGCCGACCTCGCCGATCACGGGCTTGCCGTGCGGGTCCCAGGCCTGGAGGTCGGTGCCGAGGCAGGCCGCCTGGAGTTCGCCGATGTGGACGGGGAGGGTGGGGACGGCGCCGGCGAAGCAGCTGCAGACGTCCGTTCCGCCGCTGACGGAGGCGATCCACAGGTCCTCGCGGACCTCGTCGTGGAGCCAGCGGAAGCCGTCGGGCGGGAGCGGGGAGCCGGTGGTGGCGACGCACTGGACGCGGGAGAGGTCGTGGTCGCGGCCTGGGTGGACGCCGGCCTTGCGGCAGGCCATGACGTAGGCGGCGGAGGTGCCGAAGAGGGTGGCTCCGGTGCGTTCGGCGATGGCCCACTGGGCGCCGGTGTCGGGGTGACCGGGGCTGCCGTCGTACAGGATGACGGTGGTGCCGGTGAGCAGGCCGGAGACGAGGAAGTTCCACATCATCCAGCCGGTGGAGGTGTACCAGAAGAAGCGGTCGCCTGCGCCGAGGTCGCAGTGCAGGCCGAGCTGCTTGAAGTGTTCGAGGAGGATGCCGCCCTGGGACTGGACGATCGCCTTGGGGAGGCCGGTCGTCCCGGAGGAGTAGAGGACCCAGAGGGGGTGGTCGAAGGGGACCTGCTCGTAGACGGGCTCGGTGTCGGCGGAGGTCAGTTCGGACCAGTCGAGGGCGCCTTCGGGGGCCGGGGTGCCGAGCAGCGGGATGTGGACGACGGCACGGAGGGTGGGCAGTTCGCGGCGGAGCTCGGCGACGGTGTCGGTCCGGTCGTGTTCCTTGCCGCCGTAGCGGTATCCGTCGACGGTGAAGAGGACGACGGGTTCGACCTGCTGGAAGCGGTCGAGGACGCTGCGGGCGCCGAAGTCTGGGGCGCAGGAGGTCCATACGGCGCCGACGGCGGCGGTGGCGAGGAGGGCGGTCACGGCCTGCGGGATGTTGGGCAGGTAGCCGCTGACGCGGTCGCCGGGGCGTACGCCGAGGGCGCGCAGCCGCGCGGCGAGCGAGCCGACCTGGCGGCGCAGCTCGGTCCAGCTGATGGAGGCCGGGTCATGTGTTTCGTCCACATGGATGAGGGCCGGTTCGTGGGCGCGGGCGGGGTCATCGGCGGTGCGCAGGGCGTGCTCGGCATAGTTGAGCGTGGCGCCGGGGAACCACTGGGCGCCGGGCATGGTGCGGTCGGCGAGGACGCGCTCGTACGGGGTGGAGAACCGTACGTCGAACCAGTCGGCGACCGCCTGCCAGAAGGTGTCCAGCTCGCCGACGGACCAGCGGTGCAGCGCGGGGTAGCCGCCTTCGGCCGGGGCGCCGTACCGTTCGGCGGCCCAGGCCTGGAAGCGGGTGATCCGGGCGGCGGCGATGCGGTCGGCGTCCGGCTGCCAGAGGGGGGCAGGGTTCACTGCTGAGGTCATGGGGCGGCTCCCGGGCGGCGGTGTGGCTCTGCGCGTGGTCGGCAGGTGGTCGGCACGTGGTCTACGTGTGGTCCCCGCGCGGGGCGTGGGTGTGCTTTCGCGCGGCTGACAGGGACGATGCCATGTGATCGTCTTCCGCACCAGGGCTCGCCACCCATGGCGAACCGGCTGATTGTGTGCTCCCACCACGGGTGAACGGCAGTTGAACGATCCCCGCCAAGCCCCTGGTGGATGGCAGGCTGAGCAGCATGGACGGTCGTGAGCTGGTGCGTTCGGTAAGGGTCTTCGGGACGGTGCAGGGGCTGCGCGCCGCGCGTTCGGCGTGGCGCCGGAGACGTACGGACGCATGGGGCCTGCAGCCGCGAGGCGCGGAACGTGCGCGGGTGCCGGGCGCGGTGACCGGGGCCGAGCCGCTGCCGGGGGGAGGAATCGTCCGGTTCGCCCGTTCCGAGCTCCGGGTGCGGGTCACGGCCGCCGGCGTCGTCTTCTGGGGTTGGGACGGTGCGGAGCCCGAGCCGTCGTACGCCCTGGAGGGCGCGCCACCGGAGGCAGATCCCCGCGCCGAGCTGGAGCCCGACAAGGACGGCGGCTGGCGCATCGTGTCCGAACGGGTCACGGTGGCGGTGTCCCGGTACGGCGGGGTCGAGATCCGGACACCGGGCGGGGTCGTGCTCCGCAAGGATCTGCCGCCGCGTTGGTGGGAACCTGCTGACGGCGGGCCGTCGCGCTGGCTGCAGCGCAGCGAAGTCGCCGCGGACGCCCGCTTCTTCGGGCTCGGCGGCAGAGCGTCGGGACCGCGGCTGAGGGACGGCACGTACCGGCTGTGGAACACCGATCCGCGCGGACATTTCGGGCCGGGCGACGATCCGCTGTACATCACGATGCCGGTGCAACTGGTGGTCGCGGACGCCGGTACCCATCTGGCGTTCCTCGACAACTCGTGGGAGGGGCAGGTCACCCTGCGCGAGGGCGAGGAGGGTGCGGGCTCGGGCCACGACCGG includes:
- a CDS encoding acetoacetate--CoA ligase, which translates into the protein MTSAVNPAPLWQPDADRIAAARITRFQAWAAERYGAPAEGGYPALHRWSVGELDTFWQAVADWFDVRFSTPYERVLADRTMPGAQWFPGATLNYAEHALRTADDPARAHEPALIHVDETHDPASISWTELRRQVGSLAARLRALGVRPGDRVSGYLPNIPQAVTALLATAAVGAVWTSCAPDFGARSVLDRFQQVEPVVLFTVDGYRYGGKEHDRTDTVAELRRELPTLRAVVHIPLLGTPAPEGALDWSELTSADTEPVYEQVPFDHPLWVLYSSGTTGLPKAIVQSQGGILLEHFKQLGLHCDLGAGDRFFWYTSTGWMMWNFLVSGLLTGTTVILYDGSPGHPDTGAQWAIAERTGATLFGTSAAYVMACRKAGVHPGRDHDLSRVQCVATTGSPLPPDGFRWLHDEVREDLWIASVSGGTDVCSCFAGAVPTLPVHIGELQAACLGTDLQAWDPHGKPVIGEVGELVVTNPMPSMPIHFWNDPDGSRYHDSYFEMFPGVWRHGDWITITDHGSVVIHGRSDSTLNRQGVRMGSADIYEAVERLPEIRESLVIGLEEPDGGYWMPLFVHLAPDAVLDEALRARIKQTIREQLSPRHVPDDIIEVPGIPHTLTGKRIEVPVKRLLQGTALAKAVNPGSVDNLDLLHFYEDLARNRG